Proteins from a single region of Sesamum indicum cultivar Zhongzhi No. 13 linkage group LG5, S_indicum_v1.0, whole genome shotgun sequence:
- the LOC105162924 gene encoding serine carboxypeptidase 24, translating to MEVLLRPHVLLLCFLSSSVLTALLAALPADQELDRISALPGQPPVNFSQFSGYVTVNEQQGRALFYWLTEATSNAHTKPLVLWLNGGPGCSSVAYGASEEIGPFRINKTGSSLYLNKYSWNRVANILFLESPAGVGFSYTNTSSNLKDSGDKRTAQDALVFLIRWMHRFPQYRYRDFYISGESYAGHYVPQLAKKIYDYNNRSSHPIINLKGFIVGNAVTDNYYDNIGTVTYWWSHSIISDQTYKSIMTSCNFRSTNTSQKCDDAINYAMNHEFGKIDQYSIYTPTCNSSGEKTNRSPRLKNTLISPRFSGYDPCTENYAEKYYNRQDVQKALHANSTGIPYKWTACSDVLIRNWKDSEASMLPTYKKLIAGGLRIWVFSGDTDSVVPVTATRFSLSHFNLKIKTPWYPWYSGGQVGGWTEVYDGLTFATVRGAGHEVPLFQPRRAFELFRTFLSGKDLPNS from the exons ATGGAAGTATTGCTTAGACCTCATGTTCTTCTGCTATGCTTCCTTTCCTCTTCTGTACTCACTGCTCTTCTCGCCGCACTGCCGGCAGACCAAGAACTCGACCGGATATCGGCGCTTCCCGGCCAGCCGCCCGTGAATTTCTCGCAGTTTTCCGGCTACGTCACTGTCAATGAACAACAAGGGCGCGCGCTGTTCTATTGGCTGACGGAGGCTACCAGTAATGCTCACACAAAGCCTCTTGTTCTTTGGCTCAATGGAG GACCTGGATGTTCGTCGGTGGCATATGGAGCATCAGAAGAAATAGGACCATTCAGAATAAACAAGACCGGCTCGTCGTTGTATTTGAACAAATACTCGTGGAATAGAG tggcaaatattctttttcttgaatcaCCGGCTGGCGTTGGTTTTTCTTACACAAACACAAGCTCCAATCTCAAGGATTCTGGGGACAAAAGGACAG CTCAGGATGCTCTCGTTTTCCTCATACGATGGATGCATAGATTTCCACAGTACAGATACAGAGATTTCTATATTTCTGGAGAGAGTTATGCAG GGCATTACGTCCCCCAGTTagcaaagaaaatatacgaCTATAATAACAGATCTTCTCATCCAATCATCAATCTGAAAGGATTCATC GTTGGAAATGCAGTTACAGACAACTACTATGATAACATTGGAACCGTAACATATTGGTGGAGCCACTCTATCATATCAGATCAAacatataaatcaataatgaCTTCATGCAATTTCAGATCGACAAACACTTCTCAGAAATGTGATGATGCTATCAATTATGCTATGAACCATGAATTTGGTAAGATTGATCAGTACAGTATCTACACTCCAACATGCAACTCATCAGGGGAAAAAACTAACCGTTCTCCACGCCTAAAGAACACTCTTATAAGCCCAAGATTTTCTGGATACGACCCGTGTACTGAGAACTATGCTGAGAAATACTACAACAGGCAGGATGTACAGAAGGCGTTGCATGCCAATTCTACAGGGATTCCATACAAATGGACAGCTTGCAG TGATGTGCTTATAAGGAACTGGAAAGACTCTGAGGCTTCAATGCTCCCCACCTACAAAAAGTTGATAGCTGGAGGGCTTAGAATATGGGTATTCAG TGGGGACACAGATTCAGTTGTTCCGGTGACTGCAACTAGGTTTTCCTTAAGTCATTTCAATCTCAAGATCAAAACCCCATGGTACCCTTGGTATTCTGGCGGCCAG gTTGGGGGATGGACTGAGGTCTATGATGGACTAACATTTGCAACAGTCAGAGGAGCTGGCCATGAGGTTCCTTTGTTTCAGCCTAGGAGAGCTTTTGAACTTTTTCGGACATTCTTGTCTGGGAAAGACTTACCAAACTCTTGA